In a genomic window of Alteromonas gilva:
- a CDS encoding transposase, translating to MSKGIRYSDEFKQEAVNQVVVHGYSVADVAERLDNSTKSIYGWMKTFSKSTMQRKDDEDLRAEVARLKRELKRTQQERDILKEAAVSSSEHRNTPFNHV from the coding sequence ATGAGTAAAGGCATCCGTTATTCGGACGAATTTAAGCAAGAAGCAGTTAATCAAGTTGTTGTGCATGGCTACAGCGTTGCCGATGTTGCTGAGCGGTTAGATAACAGCACCAAGAGTATTTATGGCTGGATGAAGACATTTTCTAAGTCAACGATGCAACGTAAAGATGATGAAGATCTTCGAGCCGAAGTCGCCAGACTTAAACGTGAATTAAAGCGAACTCAGCAAGAAAGGGACATATTAAAGGAAGCCGCTGTAAGTTCAAGTGAACACCGCAACACTCCTTTCAATCATGTGTGA